Proteins from a single region of Sinorhizobium alkalisoli:
- a CDS encoding response regulator — protein MSLSTRIAPHLPYLRRYARAVTGSQAAGDAYVAAVLEELIDDVSLFPTASNDRIGLYKLFCSLFDKLKVDRSQLVSSYAWERRAAANLSLIAPAPRQAFLLVAVEGFSMDEAAEIMSLDQSGFSTLLSSASEEISQQVATDVLIIEDEPLIAMDIEDMVESLGHRVTGIARTHKEALDLYHKTSPKMVLADIQLADGSSGIDAVNEILTEAAVPVIFITAFPERLLTGNKPEPAFLVTKPFNPEMVKALISQALFFDEQAHAGHR, from the coding sequence TCACTTTCCACCAGAATTGCGCCCCATCTTCCTTATCTGCGACGCTATGCTCGGGCCGTCACCGGCTCGCAAGCGGCAGGCGATGCCTATGTCGCCGCCGTGCTGGAAGAACTCATCGACGATGTCAGCCTCTTCCCAACGGCTTCCAATGACCGAATCGGCCTCTACAAGCTGTTCTGCTCGCTTTTCGACAAGCTGAAGGTCGACCGATCCCAGTTGGTGTCGTCGTATGCCTGGGAACGGAGGGCCGCGGCCAATCTGTCGCTGATCGCGCCCGCACCCCGGCAGGCGTTCCTGCTCGTCGCGGTCGAAGGGTTTTCGATGGACGAGGCGGCCGAAATCATGTCTCTTGACCAGAGCGGATTTTCCACGCTGCTTTCCAGTGCGTCGGAAGAAATCTCGCAGCAGGTCGCAACAGATGTCCTGATCATCGAGGACGAGCCGCTCATCGCGATGGATATCGAGGATATGGTCGAAAGCCTCGGACATCGGGTGACGGGAATTGCCCGCACGCATAAGGAGGCGCTCGACCTCTATCACAAGACATCCCCCAAGATGGTGCTTGCGGACATTCAGCTTGCCGACGGCAGCTCCGGGATTGACGCGGTCAACGAAATTCTCACGGAAGCGGCCGTCCCGGTGATCTTCATCACCGCCTTCCCGGAACGGCTTCTGACCGGCAACAAACCTGAGCCTGCCTTCCTGGTAACCAAGCCGTTCAATCCGGAAATGGTGAAGGCGCTGATCAGCCAGGCGCTGTTTTTCGACGAACAGGCCCATGCGGGGCATCGCTGA
- a CDS encoding AI-2E family transporter, protein MDTEKDAMALDARRRDARNVVADEVAAGEARTALAPGHGGMDPLVVCSIVGLFVIACASALSALAAVLVPIAFAIIVGIVLGRAADGLTRFGLPPLLGGLLLALCFVVGLFFLVNALLVAVTEVASEAPRLAENIIERVLPFFNRFSWLRLALARGASEEALADAAVENAGPLLGTVATSLTPALIQTLVFLAALVLFLLGRIHLRSTIILAVPSRDGRLGAIRIMNAIEEALTRYFATTSLIYMALGVFTMVIALVGGLPMAPLWGLFAFVSSYIPYLGVTLMTLSLLVGGLMIHDALIVALAPVIAFTVIHLTMENLIVPAILGQRFEMNPFLIFIAIIFWTWMWGAVGAILAMPLALIGMTIFEQVRDTSSEPQLPG, encoded by the coding sequence GTGGACACGGAAAAAGACGCAATGGCGCTTGACGCACGCCGGCGCGACGCCCGGAACGTTGTAGCCGACGAGGTTGCTGCGGGCGAGGCCCGGACGGCACTTGCGCCCGGCCATGGGGGCATGGACCCGCTGGTTGTCTGCAGCATAGTGGGCCTGTTCGTCATCGCTTGTGCGTCCGCCCTTTCCGCGCTGGCGGCGGTGCTGGTGCCGATAGCCTTTGCGATCATCGTCGGCATCGTACTGGGCAGGGCGGCGGATGGATTGACCCGCTTCGGCTTGCCGCCGCTTCTCGGCGGCCTGCTTTTGGCGCTCTGCTTCGTCGTCGGATTGTTCTTCCTGGTGAACGCCCTTCTCGTGGCCGTCACGGAGGTAGCGAGCGAAGCCCCGCGACTGGCGGAGAACATCATCGAACGGGTCTTGCCGTTCTTCAATCGCTTTAGCTGGCTGCGGCTGGCGCTCGCCCGAGGGGCAAGCGAGGAGGCGCTCGCCGATGCCGCGGTGGAAAATGCGGGTCCGCTTCTCGGCACCGTCGCCACCAGCCTCACGCCGGCGCTCATTCAAACCCTGGTATTCCTGGCGGCGCTCGTCCTGTTCCTGCTTGGCCGGATCCATCTGCGCAGCACGATCATTCTGGCGGTCCCGAGCCGCGACGGGCGTCTAGGCGCAATCCGGATTATGAATGCGATCGAGGAGGCCCTTACGCGGTACTTCGCGACCACGAGCCTGATCTATATGGCGCTTGGCGTGTTCACGATGGTGATTGCCCTGGTCGGGGGCCTGCCTATGGCGCCGCTCTGGGGCCTCTTCGCCTTCGTCTCGAGCTACATTCCCTATCTCGGGGTGACCTTGATGACACTTTCCCTGCTGGTCGGCGGCTTGATGATCCACGACGCGCTGATCGTTGCCCTGGCGCCGGTGATCGCCTTCACCGTCATTCACCTGACGATGGAGAACCTGATCGTGCCGGCAATCCTCGGCCAACGCTTCGAAATGAACCCGTTCCTCATTTTCATCGCGATCATCTTCTGGACATGGATGTGGGGTGCGGTCGGGGCCATTCTCGCCATGCCGCTTGCGCTGATTGGGATGACGATCTTCGAGCAGGTCCGCGACACGTCTAGCGAGCCTCAACTGCCGGGGTAA